A genomic window from Micromonospora sp. WMMA1947 includes:
- a CDS encoding histidine kinase yields the protein MFPDSWRRWPVTVRDLPLALVIALASVTPPLRGIGTQLGDLPARPFDALTVVVIALECLPLALRRSRPALSLALVSLGFAIDQVRAYHTFAGTALAVALVSAGAHLARGRRTTVLAGSLAYVALAVALDRQGSTEGVVGFTTFYLLLALAWGTGSWLRQSRAAEAERRRHVAETARAAERSRIAGELHDVVTHHVTAMVVQAEAARYLTAAPDRLDTTLTAITDTGRRAIGDLRLLLDVLNPDHGTEPRAPSVGELHALVEQTRQAGQPVEFTQQGTPAEVTGGAEMAAYRVVQEALTNALKHAHGRPTAVRVHHGDREITVEISTDGPGTDAAGPGGSGRGLAGLRERVSVLGGEFDAGRRAGDGFVVRARIPTGSAS from the coding sequence ATGTTCCCGGACTCGTGGCGGCGCTGGCCCGTCACGGTCCGGGATCTCCCGCTCGCGCTGGTGATCGCGCTCGCATCAGTGACCCCACCGCTGCGCGGCATCGGTACGCAGCTCGGCGACCTGCCCGCCCGGCCGTTCGACGCGCTGACCGTGGTGGTGATCGCGCTGGAGTGCCTTCCGCTGGCGCTGCGCCGCAGCCGACCGGCGCTGTCCCTCGCCCTGGTGTCCCTCGGCTTCGCGATCGACCAGGTACGCGCGTATCACACCTTCGCGGGCACGGCGCTCGCCGTGGCGCTGGTGAGCGCGGGCGCCCACCTGGCCCGAGGCCGCCGCACCACGGTGCTCGCCGGCTCCCTCGCGTACGTCGCTCTGGCGGTCGCCCTGGACCGGCAGGGGTCGACCGAAGGGGTGGTCGGCTTTACCACGTTCTATCTGCTGCTGGCGCTCGCCTGGGGCACCGGGTCATGGCTGCGGCAGAGCCGCGCCGCCGAGGCCGAGCGCCGCCGGCACGTCGCCGAGACCGCCCGCGCCGCCGAACGCTCGCGCATCGCCGGGGAGCTGCACGACGTGGTGACCCACCACGTGACGGCGATGGTGGTGCAGGCCGAGGCGGCCCGCTACCTGACCGCCGCGCCCGACCGCCTCGACACCACCCTGACCGCCATCACCGACACCGGCCGCCGCGCCATCGGCGACCTGCGGTTGCTGCTCGACGTGCTGAACCCCGACCACGGTACGGAGCCACGCGCACCATCGGTCGGCGAGCTGCACGCCCTGGTGGAGCAGACCCGGCAGGCCGGGCAACCGGTGGAGTTCACGCAGCAGGGCACCCCGGCGGAGGTGACCGGCGGCGCGGAGATGGCCGCGTACCGGGTGGTGCAGGAGGCGCTGACGAACGCCCTGAAGCACGCACACGGGCGCCCCACCGCTGTCCGCGTACACCATGGAGACCGGGAGATCACGGTGGAGATCAGCACGGACGGCCCCGGCACGGACGCCGCCGGTCCGGGCGGAAGCGGACGCGGCCTGGCCGGCCTGCGCGAGCGCGTCTCGGTGCTCGGCGGCGAGTTCGACGCGGGGCGCCGGGCCGGCGATGGCTTCGTCGTCCGCGCGCGCATCCCCACCGGGAGCGCGTCGTGA
- a CDS encoding response regulator transcription factor, whose amino-acid sequence MTTPIRVLVCDDQALIRTGFTTIIDAQPYMAAVGECGDGRAAVDLAGRLRPDVVVMDVRMPVLDGIKATRLLAGAGVAHPVKVLVVTTFNLDEYVYEALRAGASGFLLKDAPPAQLLHGIRTVASGAALLAPEVTRQLVGRYAARIRPAEGTPADVGLTPRELEVLRLIADGLSNSEIAARLVISQETVKTYVSRILTTLDLRDRVQAVVYAYRTGLVS is encoded by the coding sequence GTGACCACGCCGATCCGGGTGCTGGTCTGCGACGACCAGGCGCTGATCCGTACCGGATTCACCACCATCATCGACGCGCAGCCGTACATGGCAGCGGTGGGCGAGTGCGGCGACGGCCGCGCCGCTGTCGACCTCGCCGGCCGCCTGCGGCCCGACGTGGTGGTAATGGACGTACGCATGCCGGTGCTCGACGGCATCAAGGCCACCCGCCTGCTGGCCGGCGCGGGCGTCGCCCACCCGGTCAAGGTGCTGGTGGTGACGACGTTCAACCTCGACGAGTACGTCTACGAGGCGCTGCGCGCCGGCGCGAGCGGATTCCTGCTCAAGGACGCCCCACCGGCGCAGCTGCTGCACGGCATCCGCACTGTCGCCTCCGGCGCCGCACTGCTGGCGCCGGAGGTGACGCGGCAGCTCGTCGGCCGGTACGCCGCGCGGATCCGCCCGGCCGAGGGCACGCCGGCGGACGTGGGGCTGACGCCGCGTGAGCTGGAGGTGCTGCGGCTGATCGCCGACGGGCTGTCGAACAGCGAGATCGCGGCACGGTTGGTGATCAGCCAGGAGACGGTGAAGACGTACGTGTCGCGGATCCTGACGACGCTGGACCTGCGGGACCGGGTGCAGGCGGTGGTGTACGCGTACCGCACCGGCCTGGTCTCCTGA
- a CDS encoding helicase-related protein, whose product MPDDLRYEPPEQRYEWLTAISPASCLVVGNVADDARDDILGLAPETRAVGSGQFDHLVHRGTYAFQRAGIWHAVVVGSGKGPTTPASGRRRYLEDDDHLLAATFLYTALWPSAGAFAGRSLFQVGDIVRAKGAAGVLGRVKAITPVAGSYQYQIDIQGDIKRFSEEALVLEEGDPRDPSFWLAQTPAGAEGLSLTLTWTKLRHPLTDTLYSFASSKTMFRAYQFKPVLKVVSTSSGRLLIADEVGLGKTIEAGLVWNELEQRSRLDRVLVVAPAVLTLKWKSELRRRFDRSLDIVQPRDLSDFAERLAGGEDPPLRGIISLESLRAASDLLERLTELHPRFDLVIVDEAHYLRNSGSKSHALGRLLADWSDYLIFLSATPLNLGSNDLFNLINLLDEVNFADPATFERQLEPNQVLNAVARSLLDDGRREPRKLLSQLNTLDAMEFGSSVTDRPDYGFLRQLLDVDRPLGHAEIARVRRLLADLNMLGRVLTRTRKADIPDRKAIRVPQAIDVRWTDPERRYYESVYAWYMARALEMNTPPGFAMQMPLRQAASCIPASQELMRERNPNLFSEEIDDADEDVAADVADLLQLPTLAIPVRVDTKYDELRARLLEVREAGLQQVMIFSFFRRTLAYLARRLSEHFTVRVMHGGVAMADRERIMDEFRRGEFEILLLSEVGSEGLDFEFCNGLVNYDLPWNPMRVEQRIGRLDRFGQEHEKIFILNMNVPGTIETDIFQRLYDRIGVFERSIGELEPILRDELGGITKRLLDPRLSAEERQREAERVGVALRLRAQDTDDLRAAQAHLAGLDGLLVEGLTEDGPDNGRFIGAAEIQRMLDELFKRTGGRRTKLDKNGVFKIIGTARLAERLRSSRVSEDGGKHTPHGLAALLQNGTPLPCTLRPDVASKSDAELLSARHPLVKLAQEILSGETLALPRFGAVRVPDIPKGRRYLVTLDLAETTGLHKQVELWATAIDVETGELRDEVGNLLLTALAEGRLEDATAAPPTNLQRLWEQAQRHLALRHREVERVRRQENTALVQGRIRAQQGSVDLAISKTEEMVAGLRRDGRGASIIRLHEGRLRKLRTRKDEIRHELAAHRELAVSLSAVAVVLIE is encoded by the coding sequence ATGCCGGACGACCTTCGCTACGAGCCACCGGAACAGCGCTATGAATGGCTGACCGCGATCAGCCCGGCCTCATGTCTGGTGGTCGGGAATGTGGCGGACGACGCCCGGGACGACATTCTCGGCTTGGCGCCGGAGACGCGTGCCGTCGGCTCCGGCCAGTTTGATCACCTCGTCCACCGCGGCACCTACGCCTTCCAACGCGCCGGCATCTGGCACGCGGTAGTGGTGGGCAGCGGCAAAGGGCCAACCACCCCCGCGAGTGGAAGGCGTCGCTACCTGGAGGACGACGACCATCTTCTCGCAGCGACCTTTCTGTACACGGCGCTCTGGCCGAGCGCGGGCGCATTTGCCGGGCGCTCATTGTTCCAGGTAGGCGACATAGTGCGGGCCAAGGGTGCAGCGGGCGTCTTAGGGCGGGTCAAGGCAATTACCCCGGTTGCCGGCAGCTACCAGTACCAGATCGACATACAGGGCGACATCAAACGGTTCAGCGAAGAAGCCCTCGTCTTGGAGGAGGGCGATCCACGCGATCCCAGCTTCTGGCTGGCACAGACGCCAGCCGGTGCAGAGGGACTGTCGCTGACGCTGACCTGGACGAAGCTACGGCACCCTCTGACCGACACCCTGTATTCGTTCGCGTCGAGCAAGACCATGTTCCGGGCGTACCAGTTCAAGCCGGTCCTCAAAGTGGTTTCCACGTCTTCCGGTCGGCTGCTGATCGCCGACGAAGTCGGTCTGGGCAAGACCATCGAGGCCGGTTTGGTCTGGAATGAGTTGGAGCAACGGTCACGGCTCGACCGCGTCCTCGTCGTCGCACCCGCCGTGCTCACGTTGAAGTGGAAGTCCGAGTTGCGTCGGCGGTTCGACAGGTCGCTCGACATCGTGCAGCCGCGGGATCTGAGCGACTTCGCCGAGCGGCTGGCCGGCGGCGAGGATCCGCCGTTACGCGGCATCATCTCCCTGGAGTCGCTGCGGGCGGCAAGCGATCTACTGGAAAGACTCACGGAGCTGCATCCGCGCTTCGACCTGGTGATCGTCGATGAAGCACACTACCTCCGCAACAGCGGAAGCAAGTCGCACGCCCTGGGCCGGCTCCTGGCCGACTGGTCGGACTATCTGATCTTCTTGTCTGCCACGCCTCTGAACCTCGGCAGCAACGACCTCTTCAACCTGATAAATCTCCTCGACGAAGTCAACTTCGCTGATCCCGCTACCTTCGAGCGCCAGCTCGAACCAAACCAGGTCCTCAACGCGGTCGCGCGCTCCCTGTTGGATGATGGCCGGCGGGAACCTCGGAAGCTGCTGAGCCAGCTCAACACCCTGGATGCGATGGAGTTCGGCTCATCCGTGACCGATCGACCCGACTATGGGTTCCTGCGGCAACTGCTCGATGTCGACCGGCCGCTCGGTCACGCAGAGATCGCCCGTGTACGTCGGCTACTTGCCGATCTGAACATGTTGGGGCGTGTTCTCACCCGTACCCGCAAGGCGGATATCCCTGACCGGAAGGCGATCCGCGTTCCGCAGGCCATTGATGTCAGATGGACCGATCCGGAGCGGAGGTACTACGAATCCGTCTACGCCTGGTACATGGCCCGGGCTCTGGAAATGAACACACCGCCCGGCTTCGCTATGCAGATGCCATTGCGCCAAGCGGCAAGCTGCATCCCCGCCTCCCAGGAGTTGATGCGGGAGCGGAATCCGAACTTGTTCAGCGAGGAGATCGACGACGCCGACGAGGATGTCGCAGCGGACGTCGCCGACCTTCTCCAGCTTCCAACCCTGGCGATTCCGGTGCGGGTCGACACCAAGTACGACGAGCTCCGGGCAAGGCTGCTGGAAGTTCGTGAAGCGGGCCTGCAGCAGGTCATGATCTTCTCCTTCTTCCGGCGGACACTCGCGTATCTCGCGCGGCGCCTGAGCGAGCACTTCACCGTTCGCGTCATGCACGGCGGCGTTGCGATGGCCGACCGGGAGCGGATCATGGATGAGTTTCGACGGGGAGAGTTCGAGATCCTGCTGCTGAGCGAGGTGGGTTCCGAGGGTCTCGACTTCGAGTTCTGCAACGGGCTGGTCAACTACGACCTGCCGTGGAACCCGATGCGCGTTGAACAGCGCATCGGGCGACTCGACCGCTTCGGCCAAGAGCACGAGAAGATCTTCATCCTCAACATGAACGTTCCCGGCACGATCGAGACGGACATCTTTCAGCGGCTCTACGACCGGATCGGTGTCTTCGAACGATCCATCGGCGAGCTCGAGCCCATCCTTCGCGATGAGCTGGGCGGCATCACCAAACGGCTCCTGGATCCGCGGTTGAGCGCGGAGGAGCGGCAACGGGAGGCGGAGCGTGTCGGTGTCGCGCTGCGCCTACGTGCGCAGGACACCGACGATCTGCGCGCCGCGCAGGCGCACCTGGCCGGTCTGGACGGCTTGCTGGTCGAGGGCCTGACCGAGGATGGCCCAGACAACGGCCGATTCATTGGCGCGGCAGAAATCCAGCGCATGCTGGATGAGCTTTTCAAGCGCACGGGCGGCCGCCGCACCAAGCTGGACAAGAACGGGGTCTTCAAGATCATCGGTACAGCTCGGCTCGCCGAACGGTTGCGGTCCAGCAGGGTCAGTGAGGATGGCGGTAAGCACACGCCTCACGGACTGGCAGCACTGCTGCAGAATGGAACGCCTCTGCCCTGCACATTACGGCCCGACGTCGCCAGCAAGTCCGACGCGGAACTCCTGTCGGCACGGCATCCGCTGGTGAAACTGGCCCAGGAGATCCTCAGCGGAGAGACCCTGGCACTCCCCCGCTTCGGCGCGGTCCGGGTACCGGACATCCCGAAGGGCCGCCGGTACCTCGTTACGCTGGACTTGGCCGAGACAACCGGACTCCACAAGCAGGTGGAGTTGTGGGCCACCGCGATCGATGTCGAAACCGGCGAGCTACGTGACGAGGTCGGCAACCTGCTGCTGACCGCGCTTGCTGAGGGCCGTCTGGAGGATGCGACGGCCGCACCGCCGACCAACCTCCAAAGGCTCTGGGAGCAGGCGCAACGGCATCTGGCGCTGCGGCACCGAGAGGTGGAACGCGTCCGACGGCAGGAGAATACAGCCCTTGTGCAGGGCCGCATCCGAGCGCAACAGGGATCAGTGGACCTCGCGATCAGCAAGACCGAGGAAATGGTGGCGGGCCTGCGCCGCGATGGCCGCGGCGCGAGCATCATCCGGCTGCATGAGGGCCGGCTACGCAAGCTCAGGACACGCAAGGACGAGATCCGTCACGAGTTGGCAGCTCACCGGGAACTCGCTGTTTCACTCTCGGCGGTGGCCGTCGTGCTCATCGAGTAG
- a CDS encoding Hsp70 family protein, translated as MGGAHGHAVGVDFGTSTSLVATRAGRRPVQVAPLGHSTRWFPSVAGYRGDKLVVGEEADALPSDQVIRSIKRAITRNEDRVAVFGPAGTLEISADEVMIALLAEIGARATRAGEPLNQDREFRLGCPAMWDGAQRNRLLELAEKAGLPTDGSALVDEPIAAGIAWVSHRYLAYSEQPEGRLLVFDMGGGTLDIAVLDVVGGPHPEISVLTALGAEYAGDMLDHAIARDLYEDLTAKGYDLSGSRHPELLDALVMRAAREAKVNLSRLAEHRVVLPSRQLGAVPVLTYTREQLEEAFRPQMDEAERLVWAALRAARLTERESGSPEQLRALGPAELIRDVDYVLLAGGMSRIPYVGRRVGALFPHAQVFDDAGVQADEAIVAGLADTAGYDRLNLHRPGFDFIVEWDENGQTCQETLYAAHTPFYEAWQVLSGQANLGYERHDHAFPGPKHGRGRLRVRATTGESLGLKFDDQVMDGIGLTFGRSMSFKLYCDGRILLRDGSGKRLDMKVDRWPVMRGRDHAQLVLRSAQRNSPTPPTPWYMEKEWAPPTR; from the coding sequence ATGGGAGGAGCCCACGGCCACGCAGTCGGGGTGGACTTCGGCACGTCGACTTCGTTGGTGGCGACGCGAGCCGGTCGTCGGCCTGTTCAAGTCGCACCGTTGGGCCACAGCACAAGATGGTTCCCCTCCGTCGCCGGCTACCGCGGCGACAAGCTTGTCGTGGGTGAGGAAGCCGATGCACTGCCCAGCGACCAGGTGATCCGATCCATCAAACGGGCCATCACTCGAAACGAGGACAGGGTGGCCGTTTTCGGGCCGGCCGGAACCCTGGAGATCTCGGCAGACGAGGTCATGATCGCCCTGCTGGCGGAGATCGGTGCCCGTGCGACCCGTGCCGGCGAGCCACTGAACCAGGATCGCGAATTCCGGCTGGGCTGCCCCGCCATGTGGGACGGGGCGCAACGGAATCGGCTGCTGGAACTGGCGGAGAAGGCTGGGTTGCCGACAGACGGCTCGGCCTTGGTCGACGAGCCGATCGCCGCCGGCATCGCCTGGGTCAGCCATCGGTACCTCGCCTACAGCGAGCAGCCGGAGGGCCGACTACTCGTGTTCGACATGGGTGGCGGCACTTTGGACATTGCTGTCCTTGACGTCGTGGGCGGTCCTCATCCCGAGATCTCCGTACTGACCGCACTCGGCGCGGAGTACGCCGGTGACATGCTGGACCATGCCATCGCGCGAGATCTGTACGAAGATCTCACTGCCAAGGGGTATGATCTGTCGGGGAGTCGGCATCCCGAGCTGCTCGACGCTTTGGTGATGCGAGCAGCTCGCGAAGCAAAGGTGAACTTGTCCCGGCTGGCGGAGCACCGTGTCGTTCTGCCGTCCCGTCAGCTTGGCGCTGTTCCCGTCCTGACCTACACGCGAGAGCAGCTCGAAGAGGCCTTTCGTCCACAGATGGATGAGGCCGAACGCCTCGTGTGGGCAGCCTTGCGCGCCGCACGGCTGACTGAACGTGAAAGTGGCTCTCCCGAACAGTTGCGCGCATTGGGCCCGGCAGAACTGATCCGCGACGTCGACTACGTACTGCTCGCGGGAGGTATGAGCCGGATTCCATACGTGGGGCGCCGAGTCGGCGCACTTTTCCCCCACGCGCAGGTCTTCGACGACGCGGGCGTCCAAGCCGATGAGGCGATCGTCGCCGGTCTGGCCGACACTGCTGGGTATGACCGGCTCAATTTGCACCGCCCTGGATTCGACTTCATCGTGGAGTGGGACGAGAACGGCCAGACCTGCCAGGAAACCCTGTACGCCGCTCACACCCCTTTCTATGAGGCTTGGCAGGTGCTGTCTGGCCAGGCCAACCTCGGCTACGAGCGGCACGACCATGCTTTCCCTGGACCGAAGCACGGCAGAGGCCGGCTACGCGTGCGTGCAACGACCGGCGAGTCACTCGGGCTGAAGTTCGACGATCAGGTCATGGACGGCATCGGCCTGACCTTCGGACGCAGTATGAGCTTCAAGCTCTACTGTGATGGCCGGATCCTGCTCCGGGACGGTTCGGGTAAGCGACTCGACATGAAAGTCGACCGGTGGCCCGTGATGCGTGGCCGCGACCACGCTCAGCTTGTCCTGCGGAGCGCACAGCGGAACTCCCCGACTCCACCCACGCCTTGGTACATGGAAAAGGAGTGGGCACCGCCTACTCGATGA
- a CDS encoding serine/threonine-protein kinase: MQAGDRIADRYELTYPIGRGGMGQVWAGYDERLDRPIAVKFLRTSEVPEDEREVAVKRFRREARVTARLDHPGVPVIHDLGRHHDDLYIAMQLVRGCQLADLVAERDRLPVEEAAAIAVEITSVLATAHAASLVHRDLKPQNVMVTPSGAVKVLDFGVAALLGPAEQSRLTATGQTLGTPAYIAPEQAAGGSVGPAADLYALGCILFEMLTGVPPFEAGSSLEMLHRHMRSPVPIVTEYRADVPDDLAHLLFCLLAKDPSDRPVSAGEVGQLLAPFTGEGRALVPSPPGIDPVATASAKSMAAQPPTRTLADVRSQIGELAEQERFVQAAELLTGVLAAGTAVEEQVPLRYDLANLHLLAGDYRQARQAFDDLAEDLNRVGGYPDLLEDCRNNAAVCRAELGESTTS, translated from the coding sequence GTGCAGGCGGGGGACCGTATCGCTGATCGCTACGAGCTGACGTATCCGATCGGTCGTGGGGGAATGGGCCAGGTCTGGGCCGGCTACGACGAACGTCTCGACCGGCCGATCGCGGTCAAGTTCCTTCGAACGAGCGAAGTGCCCGAGGACGAGCGCGAGGTCGCGGTCAAGCGCTTTCGGCGGGAGGCACGGGTGACCGCCCGTCTCGACCATCCCGGTGTGCCGGTCATCCACGACCTCGGCCGACACCACGACGATCTCTACATTGCCATGCAGCTCGTCCGTGGCTGCCAGCTGGCCGATCTTGTGGCGGAACGCGACCGACTGCCGGTGGAGGAGGCCGCGGCGATCGCCGTGGAGATCACCTCCGTGCTGGCAACCGCTCATGCCGCCTCACTCGTGCACCGCGACCTGAAGCCGCAGAACGTGATGGTCACGCCCTCGGGCGCGGTCAAGGTCCTGGACTTCGGAGTCGCCGCGCTGCTCGGGCCGGCTGAACAGTCCCGTTTGACCGCCACCGGTCAGACCCTCGGTACCCCTGCCTACATTGCGCCGGAGCAAGCCGCGGGTGGGTCGGTCGGCCCGGCAGCCGACCTGTACGCGCTCGGGTGCATCCTGTTCGAGATGCTCACCGGCGTGCCACCGTTCGAGGCCGGCAGCTCTCTGGAGATGCTGCACCGGCACATGCGATCGCCGGTCCCGATCGTCACCGAGTACCGAGCGGACGTGCCGGACGACTTGGCACATCTTCTGTTCTGCCTCCTGGCCAAGGACCCATCGGATCGGCCGGTCTCGGCTGGCGAAGTCGGACAACTCCTTGCTCCCTTCACTGGCGAGGGACGAGCCTTGGTGCCGAGCCCTCCCGGCATCGATCCGGTCGCCACCGCCTCCGCGAAATCTATGGCGGCGCAGCCACCCACGAGAACGCTCGCGGATGTGCGGTCGCAGATCGGGGAACTGGCCGAGCAGGAGCGGTTCGTGCAGGCGGCAGAGCTACTCACGGGGGTTCTCGCCGCCGGAACGGCCGTTGAGGAGCAGGTTCCGTTGCGGTACGACCTCGCCAACCTGCACCTGCTGGCCGGCGACTACCGGCAGGCGCGGCAGGCATTCGACGATCTCGCGGAGGACCTGAACCGCGTGGGCGGGTACCCCGACCTACTAGAGGACTGCCGGAACAACGCGGCCGTATGCCGGGCTGAGCTGGGCGAATCCACCACGTCCTGA
- a CDS encoding UvrD-helicase domain-containing protein produces the protein MSTGAMLRILDRADKEVMKLTRADIGAVYEFMHKFRNNPDNPGLKLKSLNGDSRLMSARVSRDYRALLLHIADRDYLLVAVKHRGEVYDDLSRYAYRINRVTGGIEVVDLAPVGDSIVGRVIPPEAEPTLTQKPLFDSYSDAQLLELGVSEPLLPQIRELTTEAELLELLDRAPQLTTDVLFALFDGKPYEEVLQQVTEPVRADEPVDPEDFEAAVQRPATQVTSDDEALQAIIGEAFERWQIFLHPTQRKLVERKYNGPARVGGGPGTGKTIVALHRVAHLARHLPPGTDKPILLTTFNRNLAADLRTRLLALGGQELVARVDIINIDRLASRVVTEAKAGANRNVVSDNQVPDLWGEFLLEAGASGWDADFLAAEWTQVILGQVLNSRAEYFKARRPNRGRSLTRMERDQIWQLTERFTLWLEARGVWTWRQVAQRAARLEMDRAAESGESSSGFRRPRYGHVVVDEAQDLSAAHWKMLRAMVPPGPDDLFLTGDTHQRIYDNHVTLGSLGINIRGRSSRLTLSYRTTRQILADALQIMTGEVYDDLDGGEEDLAGYRSLLRGARPVFHGAATWTQEQDLIVTQLRSWGDPVDGSLAICVPTRELAADVLSRVAAEGLPVVEIGPDGPKQPDGIHVGTMHRFKGLEYQRMIIAGVSDGLVPRQVISRYRDSDPKRYQRERQRDRSLLFVAATRPRDELAVFWHGTPSPFLTARLVQRQAT, from the coding sequence ATGAGCACCGGAGCGATGCTGCGCATCCTGGACCGCGCGGACAAGGAGGTCATGAAGTTGACCCGCGCCGACATCGGCGCGGTGTACGAGTTCATGCACAAGTTCCGCAACAACCCGGACAATCCCGGGCTCAAGCTAAAGTCGCTCAACGGTGACTCGCGACTGATGTCCGCTCGGGTCAGCCGTGACTACCGGGCGCTCCTGCTGCACATCGCCGACCGGGACTACCTGCTCGTCGCGGTCAAGCACCGGGGCGAGGTGTACGACGACCTGTCGCGTTACGCGTACCGGATCAACCGGGTGACAGGTGGCATCGAGGTCGTCGACCTGGCACCGGTCGGGGACAGCATCGTCGGGCGGGTCATACCACCGGAAGCCGAGCCGACGCTGACGCAGAAGCCGCTCTTCGACTCCTACAGTGACGCCCAGCTCCTGGAGCTGGGCGTGTCCGAGCCGCTGCTGCCGCAGATCCGGGAACTCACCACCGAGGCCGAGCTGCTCGAACTGCTTGATCGTGCGCCGCAGCTCACCACAGATGTCCTCTTCGCGCTCTTCGACGGCAAGCCCTACGAGGAGGTGCTCCAACAGGTCACCGAGCCGGTACGCGCGGACGAGCCGGTGGACCCGGAGGACTTCGAGGCGGCCGTGCAGCGCCCCGCGACGCAGGTGACGTCAGACGACGAGGCTCTGCAGGCGATCATCGGCGAGGCGTTCGAGCGCTGGCAGATCTTCCTGCACCCGACGCAGCGGAAGCTGGTCGAACGCAAGTACAACGGCCCGGCGCGCGTCGGTGGGGGCCCGGGCACCGGCAAGACCATCGTCGCGCTGCACCGGGTGGCCCATCTTGCCCGGCACCTGCCGCCGGGGACCGACAAACCGATCCTGCTGACCACCTTCAACCGCAACCTCGCCGCCGATCTCCGGACCCGTCTGCTGGCCCTCGGCGGTCAGGAACTGGTGGCCCGGGTGGACATCATCAACATCGATCGGCTGGCCAGCCGCGTCGTGACCGAGGCGAAGGCGGGCGCGAACCGCAACGTCGTCAGCGACAATCAGGTGCCCGACCTCTGGGGTGAGTTCCTGCTTGAGGCCGGCGCCTCCGGTTGGGACGCGGACTTCCTCGCTGCCGAGTGGACACAGGTGATCCTCGGCCAGGTGCTGAATTCGCGCGCCGAGTACTTCAAGGCGCGCCGGCCCAACCGGGGTCGCAGCCTCACCCGGATGGAACGGGATCAGATCTGGCAGCTGACCGAGCGGTTCACCTTGTGGTTGGAGGCCCGCGGCGTCTGGACCTGGCGCCAGGTGGCTCAGCGGGCGGCGCGCCTGGAGATGGACCGGGCAGCGGAGTCCGGTGAGTCGTCCAGTGGGTTCCGGCGCCCTCGCTACGGCCACGTCGTGGTGGACGAGGCGCAGGACCTCAGCGCGGCCCACTGGAAGATGCTGCGTGCCATGGTGCCCCCGGGTCCCGACGACCTCTTCCTCACTGGTGACACCCATCAGCGCATCTACGACAACCACGTCACGCTCGGCAGCCTCGGTATCAACATCCGCGGTCGGTCGTCCCGTCTCACCTTGAGCTATCGCACCACCAGACAGATCCTCGCCGACGCGCTCCAAATCATGACCGGGGAGGTGTACGACGACCTGGACGGAGGCGAGGAGGACCTGGCGGGCTACCGTTCCCTTCTGCGGGGTGCCCGGCCCGTGTTCCACGGTGCCGCGACCTGGACGCAGGAGCAGGACTTGATCGTCACGCAGCTACGATCCTGGGGCGATCCGGTCGACGGGTCGCTGGCTATCTGCGTCCCCACCCGGGAACTGGCGGCCGACGTGCTAAGCCGGGTTGCGGCAGAAGGGCTGCCCGTCGTGGAGATCGGCCCGGATGGCCCGAAGCAGCCGGATGGCATCCATGTCGGCACGATGCACAGGTTCAAGGGCCTTGAGTATCAGCGCATGATCATCGCCGGGGTCAGTGACGGTCTGGTGCCCCGGCAGGTGATCAGCCGGTACCGGGACAGCGATCCGAAGCGATACCAGCGGGAACGCCAGCGCGACAGGTCCCTTCTCTTCGTCGCCGCCACCCGACCCCGCGACGAGCTGGCGGTGTTCTGGCACGGCACTCCGAGCCCGTTCCTCACCGCCCGTCTCGTGCAACGACAGGCGACGTGA